GCACCGATTGAATTGTGCGTATTGCCGAGTTCCACATAGTTGGCATTGGCGACGTCTGAAGCGGAATAAACACCTAAACTGGATGAATCCTGAGAGAAGTTCCCTCCAGCTGTCGCAGGGTTGAACCCGCTATTCCAGTATCCCGTGGTGCCGTCTCCGGTTGATCCCGTATCATCCAGCGTTAGTGTCCCTTGCCGGGTCGCATTGTAAGCGTCCTGACGCATGTTCTGTAGGACAGTCTCGGTGCTGGTCGCGAATATGCTCTTTGCGATCCAAATGGCATCAGCCAATGCCCACCAGCCGCTGGCCTTTCCACCCACAATGAAATCATTGACCGCGGAGCGCTGATCTGGGGAAAGCTGTGATTCCAGACGGTCAAAGAAGTCCTGCGCTGCCGGGTCATAGGCAGCGATCACCCCCGGCACGCCAAAGAAATCGCTCCGCAGCCCGAGCCCAAGCCCCAGATCCATCAGACGTACCCCACCAGGTCCGTTGCGGTCAGGCCAGTCGCGTGCAGCCGCACGATGGGCCCGCGGATCACTTCGCCGGCGACCGCCGTGTAGGTGATCTCATTGCCGTTGATCACCTCGTGCACATCGCTGGCCGCGTGCGTCACGGTGAAATCGCCATCAGCACCCACCCGAATGGCCCGAACCGGCACCGGGAGGTCAACGGTGTCACTTGCGTGATCGTCGAGCACATAAGCCCCGATCGGCGCCGTGCCGGACGACAGGGATGTCTTATCGGGAAACGGATCAGCCATTGTCGTGCATTCCTTCGCGACTAATCATGACACTTACGACACTCAGGACACAGAAATATCGAGCTCGCCGGCCTCGACCCGGAAGGTGTCGCCGTCGTTGATCGTCTTCGCGTTGGTCCATTGGCCGAAAAACAAGAGGTTCCCGGTGGTGGCCGCGTCCAGGATG
This genomic stretch from Rhodoligotrophos defluvii harbors:
- a CDS encoding spike base protein, RCAP_Rcc01079 family, producing MADPFPDKTSLSSGTAPIGAYVLDDHASDTVDLPVPVRAIRVGADGDFTVTHAASDVHEVINGNEITYTAVAGEVIRGPIVRLHATGLTATDLVGYV